The following proteins are encoded in a genomic region of Sorangiineae bacterium MSr12523:
- a CDS encoding nucleotidyltransferase domain-containing protein — protein sequence MLPIHRETADRIIAELSKDSRIAGIAAGGSWLTGMDAYSDLDLVIAVYPESEAAVSRERFAIAKRCGPLLTAFTGEHVGEPRLLICLYGPPLLHVDLKFAALSDLATNRVEDPAILWERNDDVSRALTGARAHYPQPDLQWIEDRFWIWVHYGALKIGRGELFEAIDFIGYLRQQVLGPLLLLRAGKRPTGVRRIEQASPEASAALEKTLCLHDRASCGKALRAAIDLYRELRRGQDIALRNAAELAAVGYLDETLSRPTATSSS from the coding sequence ATGCTGCCTATCCATCGCGAAACCGCCGACCGTATCATTGCAGAGCTCTCGAAGGACTCCCGAATCGCTGGCATCGCCGCCGGTGGCTCCTGGCTCACGGGGATGGATGCGTACTCGGATCTCGATCTCGTCATCGCCGTCTATCCAGAGAGCGAGGCGGCCGTGAGCCGCGAACGATTCGCGATCGCCAAACGGTGCGGGCCTCTTCTCACGGCATTCACGGGAGAGCACGTCGGTGAGCCGCGTTTGCTCATTTGCCTTTACGGCCCGCCATTGCTGCACGTCGATTTGAAGTTTGCTGCGCTCTCCGATCTCGCCACGAACCGTGTCGAAGATCCTGCGATTCTCTGGGAGCGCAACGACGATGTGTCGCGTGCCCTGACCGGCGCCCGCGCCCATTATCCGCAGCCGGATTTGCAATGGATCGAGGATCGCTTCTGGATCTGGGTCCACTATGGTGCGCTGAAAATCGGCCGCGGCGAATTGTTCGAGGCCATCGATTTCATCGGCTATCTACGCCAACAGGTGCTCGGCCCGCTCCTGCTCCTACGTGCTGGCAAGCGGCCGACGGGGGTGCGACGAATCGAGCAGGCCTCACCCGAGGCATCGGCGGCGCTGGAGAAAACGCTGTGCCTTCACGACCGCGCTTCGTGTGGCAAAGCGCTGCGAGCGGCGATCGACTTGTACCGCGAGCTGCGCCGCGGACAGGACATCGCCCTGCGCAATGCCGCGGAGCTCGCGGCGGTGGGGTATCTCGACGAGACCCTCTCGCGTCCCACGGCAACCTCGTCGTCATGA
- a CDS encoding pilus assembly protein → MEKSLRRIRSRGAAMIEAAVIMPVLISFFGFLTFFYAGYSTKQEVMAASRNGAFSQALQGGCGGGKAFPIKPEMPSGQGAGEVAAKSPVDGMVSQGIFTTTGNASKDATNSGLSVLSWTKNVTASSYVFCSPATGLDFLLEAFKAGFHALKGAVGL, encoded by the coding sequence ATGGAAAAATCCCTTCGTCGCATCCGCAGCCGCGGTGCGGCCATGATCGAGGCGGCGGTGATCATGCCCGTGCTCATCAGCTTCTTCGGCTTCTTGACCTTCTTCTACGCCGGCTACAGCACGAAGCAGGAGGTCATGGCAGCGAGTCGCAATGGTGCCTTTTCGCAGGCACTTCAAGGTGGATGCGGCGGCGGCAAAGCGTTTCCCATCAAGCCGGAAATGCCCAGTGGCCAGGGGGCTGGGGAGGTCGCCGCCAAAAGCCCCGTCGATGGCATGGTGAGCCAAGGCATTTTCACGACCACGGGCAACGCCAGCAAGGATGCGACGAACTCCGGACTGAGCGTGTTGAGCTGGACGAAGAATGTGACGGCCAGCTCGTACGTATTTTGCAGCCCCGCCACCGGTCTGGATTTTCTTCTCGAAGCCTTCAAAGCCGGATTCCACGCCCTCAAGGGCGCGGTGGGATTGTAG
- a CDS encoding DUF4239 domain-containing protein, with product MTNLLWLYDLSDFWFCLIVVGATSFVGVAGLVPARILLKRYLYKTGHKNEVVSYFLAAIGVFYGITLGLIAIGSWEQFSDVQSNVSDEAAIAGSLYRDLSQFPEPARTRLHDELRQYIVATIEKSWPGMQRGENPREVTELLSRFTDHLGAFEPASAREQVLFAEVQRQLNRMTEMRRRRIEAIASNMPGAVWVMVYAGAFINIAICWLFMIDSFRLHALLVWKMSALIGLLLFVTLELDRPFRGDLSIGPDAFKLVHDDIMMAPDQVPRATARGDK from the coding sequence GTGACGAACCTATTGTGGCTGTATGACCTTTCCGATTTTTGGTTCTGCCTCATCGTCGTCGGGGCAACATCTTTCGTCGGTGTGGCCGGTCTCGTGCCGGCCCGCATCCTTTTGAAACGCTATTTGTACAAGACGGGCCACAAGAACGAAGTCGTGAGCTATTTCCTTGCGGCCATCGGAGTCTTTTACGGCATCACGCTCGGCTTGATCGCCATTGGCTCGTGGGAACAGTTTTCCGATGTGCAGTCGAACGTTTCCGACGAAGCGGCGATTGCCGGCTCACTCTATCGCGATCTGTCACAATTCCCCGAGCCCGCACGTACTCGCCTTCACGATGAGTTGCGCCAATACATCGTGGCTACCATCGAGAAGTCATGGCCGGGCATGCAACGGGGCGAAAATCCGCGCGAGGTGACCGAATTGCTCTCGCGCTTCACCGATCATTTGGGAGCGTTCGAGCCCGCGAGCGCACGGGAGCAAGTTCTCTTTGCCGAGGTGCAGCGCCAGCTCAATCGCATGACCGAGATGCGTCGCAGACGCATCGAGGCCATCGCGAGCAACATGCCCGGGGCCGTCTGGGTCATGGTCTATGCGGGGGCGTTCATCAACATCGCCATCTGCTGGCTGTTCATGATCGACAGCTTTCGTCTGCACGCTTTGCTCGTGTGGAAGATGTCAGCCCTCATCGGCTTACTCCTCTTCGTCACGTTGGAGCTTGACCGGCCGTTCCGCGGGGACCTGAGCATCGGGCCCGATGCGTTCAAGCTGGTGCACGACGACATCATGATGGCGCCCGACCAGGTCCCGCGAGCAACGGCGCGCGGCGACAAGTGA
- a CDS encoding SDR family oxidoreductase produces the protein MTKILAGKVALVTGGSRGIGEAIAHALADEGADVAIGYAASVEKAESLARALESKGVRAVAVRADFTERAQVERMVRVVVERFGGLDILVNNAGIGLTGVVAGPDADVAALDRLWAVNVGAVAAAVRTAAPFLREGARIISIGSIAGARTPSAGIADYSATKAAVAAYTRGWARDFGPRAITVNVIQPGPIETDMNRESGPSGPRQKAATALGRYGRPEEVAAAVVFLASPAASFITGATLDVDGGSNA, from the coding sequence ATGACGAAGATACTCGCAGGCAAGGTAGCGCTGGTGACCGGAGGCTCTCGAGGTATCGGCGAGGCGATTGCGCACGCGCTGGCCGACGAAGGCGCGGACGTGGCCATTGGCTATGCAGCCTCCGTGGAAAAGGCGGAATCGCTCGCACGGGCCCTCGAGTCCAAAGGCGTGCGGGCGGTGGCAGTGCGCGCTGATTTCACGGAGCGCGCACAGGTCGAGCGCATGGTTCGGGTCGTCGTGGAGCGGTTCGGAGGCCTGGACATCCTCGTCAACAATGCCGGCATCGGCCTCACCGGCGTGGTGGCCGGGCCCGATGCCGATGTCGCTGCCCTCGACCGGCTCTGGGCCGTCAATGTCGGCGCCGTTGCCGCCGCCGTTCGCACCGCCGCGCCCTTTCTCCGCGAGGGCGCCCGCATCATCTCCATCGGATCCATCGCCGGCGCTCGCACGCCGAGCGCCGGCATTGCCGACTACTCCGCGACCAAAGCGGCGGTCGCGGCGTACACACGCGGGTGGGCACGCGACTTCGGCCCGCGAGCCATCACCGTCAACGTCATCCAACCAGGTCCCATCGAGACCGATATGAATCGCGAAAGCGGCCCGTCGGGGCCAAGGCAAAAAGCCGCCACTGCGCTGGGACGCTACGGCAGGCCCGAAGAAGTCGCCGCCGCGGTCGTCTTCCTCGCAAGCCCGGCGGCATCGTTCATCACCGGCGCCACCCTCGACGTCGACGGCGGCTCGAACGCGTAA
- a CDS encoding mannitol dehydrogenase family protein, protein MAALNRQTLAALPPAVVGPKYDRTAVRAGIAHIGVGAFHRAHLAIYTDRCLANAGQNAWGILGINLLPHDRPLAEAFAAQDGLYSVTEMAPDGTKTSLVLGVMVDYLYAPDGPEAVLARLADPAIRIVSLTITEGGYLLDEQGRFKLDDPTVVHDLAHRDAPHGVFGFIIGALALRRQNGVPPFTVMSCDNLRHNGDQARRACLAYAKAYDPALAAWMETEVDFPNAMVDRITPATDAARRAELNAITGLDDRAPVICEDFIQWVLEDKFRQGRPAWEDVGVQIVDDVTPYEEAKIRLLNGAHQMLSYPAFLAGLRGVDEALRDPLFRDYLRDFLANDSAVWLKSLPGMELTSYQRLLLERFANRAIGDRLDRLCLDGGPKIPGFLVPTLDACLSNGRDARRIAFLLACYDRYIKVRKDDNGESYPLREPNAMRLLQPIIDSPSPMTLLECEELVGTRASKDARFVAQYLALRKQLDEQGVRKTLTALPTLTV, encoded by the coding sequence ATGGCAGCGCTGAATCGTCAAACCTTGGCGGCATTGCCGCCCGCCGTCGTTGGACCGAAGTACGATCGCACCGCGGTTCGCGCAGGCATCGCGCACATCGGGGTGGGAGCCTTCCACCGCGCGCACCTGGCCATTTACACGGATCGGTGTCTGGCAAACGCGGGGCAGAATGCGTGGGGCATTCTCGGCATCAACCTGCTCCCGCACGATCGTCCGCTGGCCGAGGCCTTCGCGGCGCAAGATGGTCTCTACAGCGTCACGGAGATGGCGCCCGACGGCACCAAAACGAGCCTCGTGCTCGGCGTCATGGTCGACTACCTCTATGCGCCCGACGGCCCCGAGGCAGTGCTCGCGCGCCTGGCCGATCCGGCCATCCGCATCGTCTCGCTCACCATCACCGAGGGCGGTTACCTTCTCGACGAACAAGGCCGATTCAAGCTGGACGATCCCACCGTGGTGCACGATCTCGCGCACCGGGATGCACCGCACGGCGTATTCGGCTTCATCATCGGCGCACTCGCACTGCGCCGCCAAAATGGCGTACCGCCCTTTACCGTGATGTCGTGCGACAACCTACGCCACAACGGCGACCAAGCCCGGCGCGCATGCCTGGCGTATGCCAAAGCGTACGATCCCGCGCTCGCCGCGTGGATGGAGACCGAGGTCGACTTTCCCAATGCCATGGTCGACCGCATCACGCCCGCCACGGATGCCGCACGCCGCGCGGAGCTGAATGCCATTACCGGATTGGACGACCGCGCGCCGGTCATCTGCGAAGACTTCATCCAATGGGTGCTCGAGGACAAGTTCCGTCAGGGCCGCCCCGCATGGGAAGACGTGGGCGTGCAAATCGTCGACGACGTCACGCCGTACGAGGAGGCCAAGATCCGCCTGCTCAATGGGGCGCACCAGATGCTCTCGTATCCGGCCTTCCTCGCGGGCCTGCGCGGCGTCGACGAAGCGCTGCGCGATCCGCTGTTCCGCGATTACCTTCGCGACTTCTTGGCCAACGATTCGGCGGTGTGGCTGAAGTCCCTCCCCGGCATGGAGCTCACCAGCTACCAGCGCCTGCTTTTGGAGCGATTCGCCAATCGGGCCATCGGCGATCGGCTCGATCGCCTTTGCCTCGACGGCGGCCCGAAGATTCCCGGTTTCTTGGTGCCGACGCTGGACGCGTGCCTGTCGAACGGACGCGACGCGCGGCGCATCGCGTTCTTGCTCGCGTGCTACGACCGCTACATCAAAGTCCGCAAAGACGACAATGGCGAGAGCTACCCGCTGCGCGAGCCGAACGCGATGCGCCTCTTGCAACCGATCATCGACAGCCCCTCGCCCATGACGCTCTTGGAGTGCGAGGAGCTCGTCGGTACGCGCGCCTCGAAGGACGCGCGTTTCGTGGCGCAATATTTGGCCTTGCGAAAGCAACTCGACGAGCAGGGCGTGCGCAAAACCCTCACCGCACTGCCCACCCTCACGGTCTAG
- a CDS encoding site-specific DNA-methyltransferase, which produces MKRIILGDNAEVLPTLPEGFARLIYIDPPFNTGEPQKRERIRVVATDGAGDRGGFGGRRYEVSKVESGSYEDDFGDFEAFLMPRIQLALRCLTPDGSLFVHLDYREVHYIKVALDRLLGRKHFKNEIIWAYDFGGRSRNRWPSKHDTILWYTKDPNDYVFHFDEMDRIPYMAPGLVSKEKAKRGKTPTDVWWHTIVPTAGREKTGYPTQKPLGILNRVIKVHSSPGDVVLDFFAGSGTTAEAAIRHDRGFVLIDSNPEAVRVAATRLARFEPECIGFELPPPPPPPLPLPVPSLPPPLPSSPSFVADTAVLESTPEPSGPELSTPEPSTPEPSSPEPSTPEPSTPEICAEVPPIGPGVPEICPEVEGPLPVPIHVEPVEPVSSLHDFTFPSE; this is translated from the coding sequence ATGAAGAGAATCATCCTCGGCGACAACGCGGAGGTGCTCCCGACTTTGCCCGAGGGTTTTGCACGGCTCATCTATATCGATCCGCCCTTCAACACGGGCGAACCCCAGAAGCGCGAGCGCATCCGGGTCGTTGCCACCGATGGGGCCGGTGACCGTGGCGGCTTTGGCGGGCGCCGCTACGAGGTCTCCAAGGTCGAAAGTGGCTCCTACGAGGACGATTTCGGCGATTTCGAAGCGTTTTTGATGCCCCGCATCCAGCTGGCCCTGCGGTGCCTCACGCCGGACGGCTCCCTCTTCGTTCACCTCGACTACCGCGAGGTCCACTACATCAAAGTGGCGCTGGACCGCCTTCTCGGGCGGAAACACTTCAAAAACGAGATCATCTGGGCGTACGACTTCGGCGGCCGCTCGCGGAATCGCTGGCCTTCGAAGCACGACACCATCCTCTGGTACACGAAGGATCCCAACGACTACGTCTTTCATTTCGACGAGATGGACCGCATCCCGTACATGGCGCCGGGTCTCGTCTCGAAAGAGAAAGCCAAGCGCGGAAAAACCCCCACGGACGTGTGGTGGCACACCATCGTCCCCACGGCGGGACGCGAAAAAACCGGCTACCCCACCCAAAAGCCGCTCGGCATCCTCAATCGCGTCATCAAGGTGCACTCCAGCCCGGGCGACGTGGTGCTCGATTTTTTCGCTGGCAGCGGCACTACGGCGGAGGCCGCCATCCGCCACGACCGGGGCTTCGTCCTTATCGACAGCAACCCGGAGGCGGTCCGTGTCGCCGCGACCCGGCTGGCGAGGTTCGAACCCGAGTGCATCGGCTTCGAGCTGCCGCCTCCTCCGCCGCCTCCCCTGCCCCTACCGGTCCCGTCGCTCCCTCCGCCTCTCCCCTCTTCACCCAGTTTTGTGGCAGACACGGCCGTTCTAGAATCAACCCCGGAGCCTTCAGGCCCCGAGCTTTCAACCCCCGAGCCTTCAACCCCGGAGCCTTCGAGCCCCGAGCCTTCAACCCCGGAACCTTCAACCCCGGAGATCTGTGCCGAGGTCCCGCCGATCGGCCCGGGGGTCCCGGAGATCTGCCCCGAGGTGGAGGGCCCCCTGCCCGTCCCGATCCACGTCGAACCTGTCGAACCAGTTTCCTCACTGCACGACTTTACGTTCCCCTCGGAGTGA
- a CDS encoding pilus assembly protein encodes MRTTGRLIRATQGAIAVEFVIAFMPMALAFFSFTQLGFAYTAGIVMRHAATVTARYASVTQGKCMPGSPASDLPAAAKAALGPWSSKIEVQSVEASYSGAGPYGPLPATLRFAYTCTVPLGKNIVCNGGKLQKEVRVTLPHHGAPYSHACE; translated from the coding sequence GTGAGGACCACCGGACGATTGATCCGAGCCACCCAAGGCGCCATTGCCGTGGAATTCGTGATCGCCTTCATGCCCATGGCACTCGCGTTCTTCTCCTTCACGCAACTAGGCTTTGCCTACACGGCCGGCATCGTCATGCGGCACGCCGCGACGGTTACCGCACGTTACGCGTCGGTGACGCAGGGCAAGTGCATGCCTGGTAGTCCCGCATCCGACCTGCCCGCGGCTGCAAAAGCCGCTTTGGGCCCGTGGTCGTCGAAGATCGAGGTGCAAAGCGTGGAGGCTTCGTACTCGGGCGCAGGACCTTACGGCCCGCTGCCCGCGACCTTGCGGTTTGCATATACGTGCACCGTGCCGCTGGGAAAGAACATCGTTTGCAACGGGGGAAAGCTGCAAAAGGAAGTCCGAGTCACCCTCCCGCATCACGGAGCGCCCTACAGCCATGCTTGTGAGTGA
- a CDS encoding family 20 glycosylhydrolase gives MKSDSNCAVLCGLFLLAGCSTHDPSDPSERTEPGESPPFPQAVVASPPPTIPALREWRSASGVAYTFTRRTRIVVHSEYASDLLDTAAVFAADLKSLSGFPIPIMAGGASDVREGDVFFELGSTDAELGTEGYTLTVGPSIAVRARTSDGVFYGTRTLLQWLSKKYTLDAGTARDWPRYPERGLMVDVGRKYFTVGWLRGHIRELAYLKMNYFHVHLSDNKGFRLESLKHPEIVSFDHYSKVEMAELLALAKAYHVAIIPEIDMPGHMDPILAAHPELKLKSSNGTVQNGFIDLSMERSYTLLEDLIEEYLPLFSSKYWHIGADEYVSNYADYPQLLTYARAKYGPNATARDVYYGFIHWANDIVRAAGKTTRMWNDGIASHGAPDTLKVDANIVVDYWTNSGLKPQQLIDTGHDVNNSSWTPTYYVLDGAKPDLTYGYERWTPNIFERENTVSPAEPHNLGSKVHVWCDNPNAETQEHIRDGIRPALRVLAQQTWGSPKPVSSYNGFQTLMDTVGSAPSGTDVKSDDLALGRPVTVSSTETPNFPGTRAVDGTHATRWSSEASDAQWMQIDLGSRKSVRKVILNWEAAYATSYELQISDDASSWTTIYATTKGRGLTETLSGLDAHARYLRLNLKKRGTRYGYSLYEVEVYGSFEE, from the coding sequence ATGAAATCGGATTCGAACTGCGCAGTTCTCTGTGGGTTGTTCCTGCTCGCGGGCTGCAGCACTCACGATCCCAGCGATCCCAGCGAGCGCACCGAACCCGGCGAATCTCCTCCGTTCCCCCAAGCCGTCGTGGCCTCCCCGCCGCCAACGATTCCCGCCTTGCGCGAGTGGCGGTCGGCGTCGGGGGTGGCCTATACCTTCACGCGAAGGACGCGCATCGTCGTGCACTCGGAGTACGCGTCCGATTTGCTCGACACCGCCGCCGTGTTTGCCGCCGATTTGAAGAGCCTCAGCGGTTTCCCCATCCCGATTATGGCCGGCGGTGCGAGCGATGTTCGAGAGGGTGACGTCTTTTTCGAGCTTGGGTCCACCGATGCGGAGCTGGGCACCGAAGGGTATACGCTCACGGTTGGCCCGTCGATCGCAGTGCGGGCGCGCACGTCGGACGGCGTCTTTTACGGTACGCGGACGCTCCTGCAGTGGCTTTCCAAGAAGTACACGCTCGATGCGGGGACGGCACGGGACTGGCCGCGTTATCCAGAGCGCGGCCTCATGGTCGACGTGGGACGCAAGTATTTCACGGTCGGCTGGCTCCGTGGCCATATCCGCGAGCTCGCCTATCTGAAGATGAATTACTTCCACGTTCACCTTTCGGACAACAAAGGCTTTCGGCTCGAAAGCCTGAAGCACCCCGAAATCGTCTCCTTCGACCATTACTCCAAAGTAGAAATGGCCGAGCTCCTCGCCCTCGCAAAGGCCTACCACGTTGCGATCATTCCCGAGATCGACATGCCCGGCCACATGGACCCGATTCTGGCCGCACACCCGGAGCTGAAATTGAAGAGCTCCAATGGGACGGTGCAAAACGGCTTCATCGATCTCTCGATGGAGAGGTCCTACACGCTGCTCGAGGACCTCATCGAGGAGTATCTGCCCTTGTTTTCGTCGAAGTATTGGCACATTGGCGCGGACGAGTACGTCAGCAACTATGCCGACTACCCTCAACTGCTCACCTACGCTCGGGCGAAGTACGGCCCCAACGCCACCGCACGCGATGTCTATTATGGATTTATTCATTGGGCCAACGACATCGTTCGTGCGGCGGGCAAGACGACCCGGATGTGGAACGACGGAATCGCGAGCCACGGTGCGCCCGATACGCTGAAGGTCGACGCGAACATCGTCGTCGACTATTGGACCAATTCGGGGCTCAAGCCGCAGCAGCTCATCGACACGGGCCATGACGTCAACAACAGCAGCTGGACACCGACGTACTACGTTTTGGACGGCGCAAAGCCCGATCTGACCTACGGATACGAGAGGTGGACGCCGAACATTTTCGAGCGCGAAAATACGGTTTCTCCGGCGGAGCCGCACAACCTTGGTTCGAAGGTTCACGTGTGGTGCGACAATCCGAACGCGGAAACCCAAGAGCACATTCGCGATGGCATCCGTCCTGCGCTGAGGGTTCTCGCGCAGCAAACCTGGGGCTCGCCGAAGCCTGTTTCATCCTACAACGGTTTCCAAACGCTTATGGACACCGTAGGCTCGGCGCCCAGCGGGACGGACGTGAAATCCGACGATCTCGCGCTCGGCCGCCCGGTGACGGTATCCAGCACGGAGACGCCGAACTTCCCGGGCACGCGCGCCGTGGACGGCACGCACGCGACGCGCTGGTCGAGCGAAGCAAGCGATGCGCAGTGGATGCAAATCGATTTGGGCAGCCGAAAATCAGTGCGCAAAGTCATTTTGAACTGGGAAGCGGCGTACGCCACGTCGTACGAGCTGCAGATCTCCGACGACGCCTCCAGCTGGACGACGATCTACGCGACCACGAAGGGCAGGGGCCTCACCGAGACCCTCAGCGGGCTCGATGCCCACGCGCGCTACCTTCGATTGAACCTGAAGAAGCGCGGCACGCGGTATGGCTATTCGCTGTACGAGGTGGAGGTCTACGGGTCGTTCGAGGAGTGA
- a CDS encoding LysR family transcriptional regulator — protein MDHLLAIRVFARVVEAGTFTKAAQSLQMPKATVTKLIQSLEAHLRVKLLQRTTRRVTVTLEGSEYYDRTQKLLFDLDDIEAGITKAHARPSGRLRIDAPASLARLLLIPALPDFLARYPDVRIELGVSDRPVDIVRENVDCVLRACPLLESSWVARRVAELEHVTCASPAYLKRYGTPEHPSDLARRHLIAGYFSANTGRLLPLQFTRGDERIELRGRFGVAVNDSNSHVEVALAGLGVIQTVEFMVAEAIAEKRLVRILPDWKCETQSIYAIYPSRRHVGEKVKVFVDWVAQLFAKNRTTRPRRIVHQQKQ, from the coding sequence ATGGATCACCTGCTCGCTATCCGCGTGTTCGCCCGTGTCGTCGAAGCTGGCACGTTTACGAAGGCAGCCCAATCCCTTCAGATGCCGAAGGCGACGGTCACCAAGCTGATACAAAGCCTCGAGGCTCACCTTCGCGTGAAGCTCCTTCAGCGCACCACGCGTCGGGTCACCGTGACCCTCGAGGGCTCGGAGTATTACGACCGCACGCAAAAGCTCCTGTTCGACCTCGACGACATCGAGGCGGGCATCACCAAGGCCCATGCGCGTCCGAGTGGCCGATTGCGCATCGACGCGCCCGCATCGCTCGCGCGGTTGCTGCTCATTCCTGCTCTCCCCGACTTTTTGGCGCGCTACCCCGATGTTCGAATCGAATTGGGCGTGAGCGATCGGCCCGTCGACATCGTGCGGGAGAACGTCGATTGCGTGCTGCGTGCTTGTCCTCTTTTGGAGAGCTCATGGGTCGCCCGTCGCGTTGCCGAATTGGAACACGTCACCTGCGCATCCCCCGCATACTTGAAACGATACGGCACGCCGGAGCACCCATCGGATCTCGCTCGACGGCATCTCATTGCCGGCTATTTCTCGGCGAACACGGGCCGGCTTCTTCCGCTGCAATTCACGCGCGGCGACGAGCGCATCGAGCTGCGAGGCCGCTTTGGCGTGGCGGTCAACGATAGCAATTCGCACGTCGAAGTCGCGCTCGCGGGTCTCGGTGTCATCCAGACCGTCGAATTCATGGTTGCCGAGGCTATTGCCGAAAAGCGACTCGTTCGCATTCTGCCCGATTGGAAATGTGAGACCCAGTCCATCTATGCCATTTACCCCTCGCGCCGACACGTGGGTGAGAAGGTGAAGGTCTTCGTGGATTGGGTGGCTCAGCTTTTTGCCAAAAATCGTACGACCCGCCCTCGCAGGATTGTTCACCAGCAGAAACAATGA
- a CDS encoding TRIC cation channel family protein, with translation MLLTLLALVGVGVIGASGALAAVRARLDLFGVVVLGMVTALGGGIARDVLLAISPPTSLVDWRNLVVSGGSALAVFWLHPHVARLRKAVLLADAVGLGLFTTASTVTALGHGAPMHTACLIGMIGGIGGGVLRDVLLREIPFVLRKEIYALAALPGAMVVTLGARLALPAGPVSLAGAALICLVRVLALWRHWNAPIAGADR, from the coding sequence GTGTTGCTCACTCTGTTGGCGTTGGTCGGTGTTGGTGTCATTGGTGCTTCAGGGGCGCTCGCTGCCGTGCGAGCTCGTCTCGATCTCTTCGGCGTCGTCGTTCTCGGCATGGTCACCGCGTTGGGCGGCGGCATCGCGCGGGACGTGCTTCTTGCAATCAGCCCCCCGACGTCTCTGGTCGATTGGCGCAACCTCGTCGTCTCCGGCGGGTCCGCGTTGGCCGTGTTTTGGCTGCATCCCCACGTCGCCCGATTGCGCAAGGCCGTCTTGTTGGCCGACGCCGTCGGTCTTGGCCTGTTCACCACCGCAAGCACCGTCACCGCCCTCGGGCATGGCGCCCCCATGCACACCGCGTGCTTGATCGGGATGATCGGCGGCATCGGCGGCGGCGTCTTGCGCGATGTCCTGCTGCGCGAAATCCCCTTCGTTCTCCGCAAGGAAATCTACGCGCTCGCCGCGCTCCCGGGAGCGATGGTGGTCACTCTCGGGGCAAGGCTCGCACTCCCGGCGGGCCCGGTATCGTTGGCTGGTGCCGCACTCATCTGCCTCGTCCGCGTGCTGGCACTCTGGCGGCACTGGAATGCGCCCATTGCCGGTGCGGATAGGTAA
- a CDS encoding TetR/AcrR family transcriptional regulator, with protein MKKKSIFGDRARSIALLWQLTPVRERPHRGPKPGLSVERIAEAGISIADAEGLVAVSMQRVAATFGFTTMSLYRYVPSKTELVDLMIDMAMGNAPVFDRAAGWRANLETWAGHMWSIFRAHPWLLGATVGHRVIGPNELGWMESALTALEGTPLDGAEKLDATLVVLGHVRNMAQQTMTTSSQQGADEPLLLELLTELLRGRADRYPATTRVVTSASASPLQNQGFEFGLARILDGLGHLIVRRSYS; from the coding sequence ATGAAGAAGAAGAGCATCTTCGGTGACCGAGCTCGCAGCATCGCGCTGCTCTGGCAGCTCACGCCAGTGCGGGAGCGTCCCCACCGCGGGCCCAAGCCAGGGCTCAGTGTGGAGCGCATCGCCGAGGCGGGGATTTCCATCGCGGATGCGGAAGGGCTCGTGGCCGTGTCGATGCAGCGCGTCGCGGCCACCTTCGGCTTTACCACGATGTCGCTTTACAGGTACGTGCCAAGCAAGACGGAGCTCGTCGATCTGATGATCGACATGGCCATGGGCAACGCCCCCGTGTTCGACCGCGCCGCCGGATGGCGCGCCAACCTGGAAACGTGGGCGGGCCACATGTGGAGCATTTTTCGTGCGCATCCCTGGCTCCTCGGCGCCACGGTGGGGCACCGCGTGATCGGGCCCAACGAGCTAGGCTGGATGGAGTCTGCGCTGACCGCACTCGAGGGCACGCCGCTCGACGGCGCCGAGAAACTGGACGCGACCCTCGTCGTTCTGGGGCACGTGCGAAACATGGCGCAACAGACGATGACGACGAGCAGCCAGCAAGGCGCCGACGAGCCGCTCCTGCTCGAACTGCTCACGGAGCTTCTGCGCGGGCGCGCCGATCGCTACCCGGCCACCACGCGGGTGGTGACCTCCGCGTCCGCGAGCCCGCTGCAGAACCAGGGCTTCGAATTTGGCCTGGCGCGCATTCTCGATGGCCTCGGCCATCTCATCGTCCGTCGCTCGTATTCATGA